A genomic segment from Lutzomyia longipalpis isolate SR_M1_2022 chromosome 3, ASM2433408v1 encodes:
- the LOC129794246 gene encoding PDZ and LIM domain protein Zasp isoform X22, which produces MAQLVTVRLSRSDAQPWGFRLQGGKDFGTPLVVQKVAGGSIAANAGLVAGDAVIKVNGMDVYNLRHKDAQDAVVRGGNNFEISVQRGGSTWRPTVSPAGSLPQPVLSGGSVAPVTHTSLAAKPQEVSHIGSGYNSSARPYLPSVNGDGVKSIVNKQYNTPVGMYSDETIAETLSAQAEVLAGGVLGVNFKKNERIYNSANSEVYKMLQEAENDPNDPAGESSYYWTASHAIGGQAACTSPFLSPGASHRPSHPINLQGISQQEKTSYSSASVSSYQENTKLSASTISAALTTHHGTGAGATNGAPQLGSPLSTGSNINTNISGPKPFNISSAPLSPPSAGPKSPSIYPPPTSAAAWSQPKPPSTFEAPKPSTFGSSTLPRANVGPAAPVSPRHETPSEMLEKSIQNLKISDKETFRVKAGEVISGMLQARLDGGKKTMDINQNRVPTTNGYHGDTIPQKDLPHPPQSTDDTDKSTDIIRKSSPPAVSNGHENGTSESTLNDVVRYRNKPNKNLKPELISHARDRRSYIEKENQITNDPPKDHENNKLNPEEIATNLENGVHPVCCVCDKKIARGPFITALGRIWCPDHFICVNGECRRPLADIGFVEEKGNLYCEYCFEKYIAPSCSKCGAKIKGDCLNAIGKHFHPECFTCAYCGKLFGNSPFFLEEGNPYCEADWNEMFTTKCFACGFPVEAGDRWVEALSHNYHSQCFNCTTCKKNLEGQSFFAKGGRPYCKNHAR; this is translated from the exons ATGGCTCAATTAGTCACTGTCAGGCTCAGTAGAAGCGATGCCCAACCGTGGGGTTTCCGACTGCAAGGTGGAAAGGATTTTGGAACTCCGCTTGTTGTTCAAAAG GTCGCTGGCGGAAGTATAGCCGCCAATGCGGGTCTCGTAGCTGGTGATGCCGTCATTAAAGTCAATGGCATGGATGTGTACAACTTGCGCCATAAGGATGCCCAAGATGCTGTTGTTCGTGGTGGGAATAACTTTGAAATCTCCGTTCAACGGGGTGGTTCAACGTGGAGACCCACTGTAAGTCCCGCTGGCTCCCTACCCCAACCCGTCCTATCCGGTGGCAGTGTGGCTCCCGTGACACACACATCCCTGGCAGCTAAGCCCCAGGAAGTTTCTCATATTGGTAGTGGATACAACAGCTCAGCACGGCCATACCTTCCATCT GTCAATGGTGATGGTGTAAAGAGTATTGTCAACAAGCAATACAACACTCCCGTTGGGATGTACAGCGATGAAACCATTGCGGAAACACTCTCAGCTCAGGCGGAAGTGTTGGCTGGCGGTGTGCTCGG agTAAACTTCAAGAAGAACGAGCGAATCTACAATTCAGCCAATTCGGAAGTGTATAAAATGTTGCAGGAAGCTGAAAATGATCCCAATGATCCAG CCGGTGAATCCAGTTACTATTGGACGGCAAGTCATGCAATTGGTGGTCAGGCAGCATGCACTTCGCCCTTTCTCTCGCCGGGAGCTTCTCATCGACCAAGCCATCCAATAAATCTCCAAGGAATCTCCCAGCAGGAGAAGACCTCATATTCGTCGGCCTCGGTGTCCTCATATCAAGA GAATACAAAATTGAGTGCTAGCACCATTTCTGCTGCACTCACAACGCACCATGGAACCGGTGCTGGTGCCACGAATGGAGCACCACAGCTGGGATCTCCCCTGTCGACGGGTAGCAAT ATCAATACAAACATCAGTGGCCCAAAGCCATTTAACATCTCATCGGCTCCACTTTCACCCCCAAGTGCTGGACCCAAGAGTCCCTCAATTTATCCGCCACCAACAAGTGCTGCAGCATGGAGCCAACCAAAGCCCCCGTCGACTTTTGAGGCTCCAAAACCATCAACTTTTGGCTCATCCACACTACCACGAGCCAACGTTGGACCGGCTGCTCCAG TTTCCCCACGGCATGAGACCCCATCGGAAATGCTGGAAAAATCCATACAGAATCTCAAAATTAGTGACAAAGAAACCTTTCGGGTGAAAGCTGGGGAGGTTATTAGTGGGATGCTACAGGCACGCCTAGATGGTGGGAAAAAGACAATGGATATCAATCAGAATCGTGTACCCACAACCAATGGGTACCACGGTGATACCATCCCCCAGAAGGACCTTCCACATCCTCCACAAAGTACAGATGATACAGACAAATCCACAGACATAATTCGCAAATCCTCACCACCCGCCGTCTCAAATGGACATGAGAACGGCACAAGTGAGAGCACACTAAATGATGTTGTTCGCTACAGAAATAAACCTAACAAGAATCTAAAGCCTGAACTAATATCGCATGCTCGTGATAGAAGGTCGTACATTGAGAAGGAGAATCAAATTACGAACGATCCTCCCAAGGATCATGAAAATAATAAGCTTAATCCCGAGGAAATTGCCACAAATCTCGAGAATGGGGTACATCCTGTTTGCTGTGTGTGTGATAAAAAGATAGCCAG GGGTCCCTTTATTACGGCCCTTGGACGTATCTGGTGTCCTGATCACTTTATTTGCGTAAATGGAGAATGCCGTCGTCCCTTGGCTGATATTGGATTCGTCGAGGAGAAGGGTAATCTCTATTGCGAGTACTGCTTTGAGAAGTACATTGCACCGTCGTGCAGCAAATGTGGCGCCAAAATTaag GGTGATTGTCTCAATGCCATTGGCAAGCACTTCCATCCGGAATGCTTCACGTGTGCCTACTGTGGAAAATTGTTTGGCAACAGCCCATTTTTCCTTGAGGAGGGAAATCCCTACTGCGAAGCTGACTGGAATGAAATGTTCACAACAAAGTGCTTTGCCTGCGGATTCCCCGTGGAGGCCGGCGACAGATGGGTTGAGGCTCTGTCCCACAATTACCACAGTCAGTGCTTCAATTGCACC ACATGCAAGAAGAATCTAGAGGGTCAGAGCTTCTTCGCCAAGGGTGGACGTCCTTATTGCAAAAATCACGCCcgctaa